A region from the Ignavibacteria bacterium genome encodes:
- a CDS encoding methionyl-tRNA formyltransferase, producing MKIIFMGTPDFAIPSLKALIESRHSVVAVVTTPDKERGRGQKVTFTPVKEFALQNNIEVLQPVSLKDESFISRLKELEADLYVVVAFRILPKEVYTIPKKGAFNLHGSLLPKYRGAAPIQWAVINGEKETGLTTFFLQEKVDTGNVILREKVDILDTDDFGSLHDKMSPVGADLVLRTVDLIEKGDVKVESQDNSTATPAPKITKETATIDWTKPAYEIHNLIRGLSPYPGAFFTHNGKVIKIYKSSLNCERKLTPGEIYQTKTEATVGCGIDALNLLEVQIEGRRRMGIEEFLRGYKF from the coding sequence ATGAAAATTATATTTATGGGCACCCCGGACTTTGCGATACCCTCACTAAAGGCGCTCATTGAAAGCCGCCACAGTGTTGTGGCAGTTGTAACTACTCCGGACAAGGAAAGAGGGCGCGGACAGAAAGTAACATTTACCCCGGTTAAGGAATTTGCACTTCAGAATAACATTGAAGTGCTTCAGCCTGTTTCGCTTAAAGATGAAAGTTTCATAAGCCGCCTGAAAGAGCTTGAGGCCGACCTGTACGTTGTTGTGGCTTTCAGGATCCTTCCCAAAGAGGTTTATACAATTCCCAAAAAAGGAGCATTTAACCTGCACGGCTCTTTACTGCCTAAGTACCGCGGGGCAGCACCCATACAGTGGGCAGTAATAAACGGAGAGAAGGAAACGGGGCTTACAACTTTCTTCCTGCAGGAGAAGGTTGATACAGGAAATGTTATCTTAAGAGAAAAGGTGGACATTCTGGACACTGATGACTTCGGGAGCCTGCACGACAAGATGAGTCCCGTTGGGGCAGACCTGGTTCTCAGGACTGTGGACCTAATTGAAAAAGGGGATGTAAAGGTTGAATCGCAGGACAATTCAACTGCAACCCCGGCGCCCAAAATTACAAAAGAAACGGCCACTATTGACTGGACTAAACCTGCTTACGAAATCCATAACCTGATACGAGGGCTTTCGCCATATCCCGGGGCGTTTTTTACGCATAACGGGAAAGTAATTAAAATCTACAAGTCATCCCTCAACTGCGAGAGGAAGCTCACTCCGGGGGAAATATACCAGACAAAGACCGAAGCTACAGTCGGCTGCGGCATAGACGCCTTAAACCTCCTGGAAGTCCAGATCGAAGGCCGCCGCCGCATGGGAATTGAAGAATTCTTGAGGGGATACAAATTCTGA
- the def gene encoding peptide deformylase: MSILPITIYGDKILREKTKPVSDVDIQTIKEIKAMFATMRNANGIGLAANQVGLNKSIFVIDVSPVEGYEKIKPIVMINPKIILTSDDKIQMEEGCLSVPNLRAGVIRPKEIKVAYQDTDMNELTLEANELFARVIQHEFDHLQGVFFTDKISEEEKKKVKKELNRIKTRKIDVDYPIADKD; the protein is encoded by the coding sequence ATGTCGATTTTACCAATAACAATTTACGGCGACAAGATATTAAGGGAGAAAACCAAGCCGGTTAGTGATGTTGATATACAGACGATAAAGGAAATTAAGGCTATGTTTGCAACCATGCGCAACGCCAACGGCATTGGCCTTGCGGCAAACCAGGTCGGCCTTAACAAGTCTATTTTTGTAATAGACGTTTCCCCGGTCGAGGGCTACGAGAAGATAAAACCTATAGTAATGATAAATCCAAAGATCATTCTTACCTCCGATGATAAGATCCAGATGGAGGAAGGGTGCCTGAGCGTGCCGAACTTAAGAGCCGGGGTAATACGCCCCAAGGAAATAAAGGTGGCATACCAGGATACGGACATGAATGAGCTTACACTTGAGGCCAATGAGCTATTTGCACGCGTTATTCAGCATGAATTCGACCACCTGCAGGGAGTCTTCTTTACAGACAAAATTTCTGAAGAGGAGAAAAAGAAGGTTAAAAAAGAGCTCAACAGAATTAAAACCCGCAAAATTGACGTTGATTACCCAATAGCTGACAAGGACTGA
- a CDS encoding M1 family metallopeptidase, giving the protein MKNILLILVVIAFAGLTYLNKPGATLTSEVKPDLKEKSYHNGILKNTPYPSVASYRIRTELKPEAKTLEVYEELTWINKTSYPAAEIMLHLYPNAFRNSRTEYFKGREAEFSSDCCSGIFLKSASLDDSPVELHYVHTESDNPFDSTVAKVVPGKSVNPGDSVKLKFTYRVPVPRSIQRFGYAAGRDFYFVSQWFIKAGVFTDGKWICSEYHPFTNFFSDFGNYEVSVTVPEKYTVASSGVLAERKNAPGGKVSYFFRQSGIHDFAWMASDNIISKNSEYIRSDNSRITIKTFVQPENEKYLERYVQAVKNSLTFFEKFIGQYPYQTITVVDLPKTSRSRGMEYPALITVRSDLFSPVETLSPEYVTIHEFTHQYFYGMAANNEVYEAWLDEGLASYLTNKIIERYYRKALINFKLFGYYPVFGLDFLSYSELPLVYTLGDYPVPEGMQALAGYYMSPSSSAIADTSYKLPEVQSYVVSGYYKPELMLISLERYLGRDKVLSILKDFFSSYRFTHPTGKDFIGTVMKLSPEDMTWFFNNLYTSSATFDYRIKYVKSTGRKDEYEVMAERLGDAVFKEDVALYTDRDTIIRKWNGEERWKKITFRTQYRVTGAEIDPYRKNILDLNYANNSYLLHNQYGGSTNLTVRWLFWIQNLLLIISSIS; this is encoded by the coding sequence ATGAAGAACATACTTCTTATTCTCGTTGTAATTGCATTTGCAGGCCTTACGTACCTGAATAAACCAGGCGCCACACTTACCTCAGAGGTGAAGCCGGACTTAAAGGAAAAGAGTTACCATAACGGGATCCTGAAAAATACGCCTTATCCTTCTGTTGCCAGCTACAGGATCAGGACTGAACTTAAGCCCGAAGCAAAAACACTGGAGGTCTACGAGGAGCTTACGTGGATAAATAAAACCAGCTATCCGGCGGCTGAAATAATGCTCCACCTTTACCCGAACGCTTTTAGAAACAGCAGGACAGAGTACTTTAAGGGAAGGGAGGCTGAATTTTCCAGTGACTGCTGTTCAGGCATATTCCTTAAAAGCGCCAGCCTTGATGACAGCCCAGTTGAACTCCACTACGTCCACACTGAATCAGACAATCCTTTTGACAGCACGGTGGCAAAAGTGGTGCCGGGAAAAAGTGTTAACCCGGGCGATTCAGTAAAGCTTAAATTTACTTACCGCGTGCCTGTACCCAGGTCGATACAGCGCTTCGGCTATGCCGCAGGGCGCGACTTTTACTTCGTCTCCCAGTGGTTCATAAAGGCAGGAGTCTTTACGGATGGCAAATGGATCTGCAGCGAGTATCACCCATTTACCAATTTCTTCTCCGACTTTGGAAATTATGAGGTTAGCGTTACGGTCCCGGAAAAGTATACCGTTGCCTCAAGCGGGGTATTGGCGGAAAGGAAAAACGCTCCCGGCGGCAAGGTTTCATACTTCTTCAGGCAGTCGGGCATACACGACTTTGCATGGATGGCCTCGGATAACATAATATCCAAAAACTCGGAATATATAAGGAGCGACAACAGCAGGATCACAATTAAAACTTTCGTCCAGCCGGAAAACGAAAAATATTTGGAGCGCTACGTACAGGCGGTTAAAAACTCGCTCACATTTTTTGAAAAGTTTATAGGGCAATATCCGTATCAGACAATTACAGTAGTGGATCTTCCAAAGACAAGCCGCTCACGGGGGATGGAATACCCGGCGCTTATTACGGTAAGAAGCGACCTTTTCTCACCGGTTGAAACCCTGTCGCCTGAATACGTAACCATCCATGAATTTACGCATCAGTATTTTTACGGCATGGCTGCAAACAATGAGGTTTATGAAGCCTGGCTGGATGAGGGGCTGGCCTCCTATCTGACAAATAAAATAATTGAACGCTATTACAGAAAAGCTCTCATTAACTTTAAGCTTTTCGGATATTACCCGGTTTTCGGCCTGGATTTTCTTTCTTACAGTGAGCTTCCGCTGGTTTATACTCTGGGGGATTATCCTGTGCCCGAAGGCATGCAGGCCCTTGCAGGATACTACATGAGCCCTTCTTCTTCAGCAATTGCAGATACCTCGTATAAGCTGCCCGAGGTTCAAAGCTATGTGGTCTCAGGCTACTATAAACCCGAGCTTATGCTCATATCGCTGGAAAGATATTTAGGGCGCGATAAGGTGCTTTCAATACTGAAGGATTTTTTCAGCTCATACAGGTTTACCCACCCCACGGGAAAAGATTTTATTGGTACCGTTATGAAGCTCTCGCCTGAAGATATGACCTGGTTCTTTAATAACCTCTACACATCTTCGGCAACGTTTGACTACAGGATAAAATATGTAAAGAGTACGGGAAGGAAAGATGAGTATGAAGTTATGGCCGAAAGGCTTGGGGACGCCGTATTCAAAGAGGACGTGGCTTTGTATACGGACAGGGATACAATCATCCGGAAGTGGAACGGGGAGGAAAGATGGAAGAAGATCACTTTCAGAACACAGTACAGAGTAACAGGCGCAGAGATAGATCCCTATAGAAAAAACATTCTGGATCTTAATTATGCGAACAATTCTTACCTCCTGCACAACCAGTACGGGGGAAGCACAAATCTTACCGTGCGCTGGCTTTTCTGGATTCAGAACCTATTGTTAATAATAAGCAGCATCTCATGA
- a CDS encoding Hsp20/alpha crystallin family protein has product MENNKDLVQVQEAQKTNWDEALEKESWVGPLVDIYETDEAYTLIADMPGVSKENVRIKLEDGDLVIMGRIDFGERISKRYILNETQIGNFYRKFHISDGVDDSKIDARLENGQLIIHMPKHERLKPKNIEIK; this is encoded by the coding sequence ATGGAAAACAATAAGGATCTCGTTCAGGTACAGGAAGCCCAGAAAACAAACTGGGATGAAGCCCTTGAAAAAGAAAGCTGGGTTGGCCCGTTAGTAGACATATATGAAACCGATGAAGCATATACTTTAATTGCCGACATGCCGGGAGTTTCAAAGGAAAATGTCAGAATAAAACTTGAAGACGGCGACCTGGTAATTATGGGCAGGATCGATTTTGGCGAAAGGATCAGCAAAAGATATATCTTAAATGAAACTCAGATAGGCAACTTCTACCGCAAGTTCCACATTTCAGACGGCGTAGACGACTCGAAAATAGATGCCCGACTGGAAAACGGCCAGCTTATAATTCACATGCCGAAGCATGAAAGATTGAAACCCAAAAACATAGAGATAAAGTAA
- the dnaK gene encoding molecular chaperone DnaK has translation MGKIIGIDLGTTNSCVAVMEGNDPVVIPNSEGGRTTPSIVAFTKNGERLVGQSAKRQAVTNPKNTVFSIKRFMGRRMDEVTSEMTKVPYQVVAGDGNSARVKIGDRVYSPPEISAMILQKMKKTAEDYLGQEVTEAVITVPAYFNDSQRQATKDAGEIAGLKVRRIINEPTAAALAYGLDKKGKDELVAVYDLGGGTFDVSILQLGEGVFEVKSTNGDGHLGGDDFDQRVIDFLADEFKKQEGIDLRNDPMALQRLKEAAEKAKIELSNSLQTDVNLPFITATQEGPKHLNITISRAKFEQLIDDLIERTAGPCEKAMRDAGVTQSQIDEVILVGGSTRVPKVQELVKRLFNKEPHRGVNPDEVVAIGASIQGGVLTGDVKDVLLLDVTPLSLGIETLGGVMTTLIPANTTIPTKKSEIFSTASDSQPSVEIHVLQGERSMASDNRSLGRFHLDGIPPAPRGIPQIEVTFDLDANGILHVSAKDRGTGKEQSIRITSSGGLNKDEIEKMKNDAKSHAAEDKKRKEGIEIKNQADNLVFQTKKQLDEMKDKIPADSRNRLESEIKKVEDAVASNNSDTIKAATDSLNKVWNEVASQLYQQSGAQGGPQGQPEQGAQGGAQQQEAGKEKDVQDASYEVVDEEEKKKKQ, from the coding sequence ATGGGAAAAATAATAGGAATTGACTTGGGTACTACTAACTCGTGCGTAGCGGTTATGGAAGGTAACGACCCGGTGGTTATTCCCAATTCCGAAGGCGGTAGGACAACTCCTTCTATCGTAGCTTTTACTAAAAACGGAGAAAGACTTGTAGGCCAGTCTGCAAAGCGCCAGGCTGTTACAAACCCGAAGAATACCGTTTTCTCTATAAAGAGATTTATGGGAAGAAGAATGGATGAGGTTACTTCAGAGATGACTAAAGTGCCTTATCAGGTTGTTGCCGGCGACGGTAACTCGGCACGCGTCAAGATAGGCGACAGGGTGTATTCACCACCTGAAATCAGCGCTATGATTCTTCAGAAGATGAAGAAGACCGCGGAAGACTATCTTGGCCAGGAAGTAACTGAAGCAGTTATTACAGTTCCTGCTTACTTTAACGATTCACAGCGCCAGGCCACAAAAGATGCCGGTGAAATTGCAGGTCTTAAGGTTAGAAGAATTATTAACGAACCTACTGCAGCAGCCCTGGCTTACGGCCTTGATAAAAAAGGTAAAGACGAGCTTGTAGCTGTTTATGACCTTGGCGGCGGTACATTCGACGTTTCAATACTTCAGCTTGGAGAGGGAGTTTTTGAAGTTAAATCCACCAATGGCGACGGCCACCTTGGCGGCGATGACTTTGACCAGAGGGTAATAGATTTTCTGGCCGATGAGTTCAAGAAACAGGAAGGCATCGATCTTAGGAATGATCCGATGGCCCTTCAGAGGCTCAAGGAAGCAGCTGAAAAGGCAAAAATCGAACTGTCCAACTCACTGCAGACAGACGTAAATCTGCCTTTTATTACAGCTACACAGGAAGGCCCGAAGCACTTAAATATCACGATTTCACGCGCTAAATTCGAACAGTTAATTGACGACCTGATTGAAAGAACAGCAGGACCATGCGAAAAGGCTATGCGTGATGCCGGTGTAACTCAGTCACAAATCGACGAGGTTATACTTGTCGGCGGTTCAACCAGGGTTCCGAAGGTTCAGGAACTGGTAAAGAGATTGTTCAACAAAGAGCCTCACAGAGGTGTTAACCCTGATGAAGTAGTGGCAATAGGCGCTTCTATACAGGGCGGCGTACTTACCGGCGACGTAAAAGACGTCCTCTTGCTGGATGTTACTCCTTTGTCGCTCGGTATAGAAACTCTTGGCGGAGTTATGACGACTTTAATTCCGGCCAATACAACAATACCTACAAAGAAAAGCGAGATATTCTCAACGGCAAGCGACAGCCAGCCCTCAGTTGAAATTCACGTGCTGCAGGGTGAACGTTCAATGGCCAGTGACAACAGAAGTTTAGGCCGCTTCCATTTGGATGGAATTCCGCCTGCACCAAGAGGCATTCCTCAGATCGAAGTGACATTTGACCTTGATGCCAACGGTATTCTGCACGTAAGTGCCAAGGACCGTGGAACAGGAAAAGAGCAGAGCATCAGAATCACATCTTCAGGCGGTTTGAATAAAGACGAAATAGAGAAGATGAAAAATGATGCAAAGTCTCATGCAGCTGAAGACAAGAAGAGAAAAGAAGGTATCGAGATCAAGAACCAGGCTGACAACCTTGTCTTCCAGACAAAGAAACAGCTTGATGAAATGAAAGATAAGATACCGGCTGATTCCAGGAACAGGCTTGAAAGTGAAATCAAGAAAGTGGAAGACGCTGTTGCAAGCAATAATTCCGATACGATTAAAGCTGCTACAGATTCACTCAACAAGGTCTGGAACGAAGTTGCTTCCCAGCTCTATCAGCAGTCCGGTGCTCAGGGCGGACCTCAGGGACAGCCAGAGCAGGGCGCTCAGGGCGGAGCCCAGCAGCAGGAAGCCGGCAAGGAAAAAGACGTGCAGGATGCTTCCTACGAAGTAGTTGATGAAGAAGAAAAGAAAAAGAAACAGTAA
- a CDS encoding Hsp20/alpha crystallin family protein translates to MAIIKFEPMKELENFSNRIQRYFEDFPAFGMDLSGAFSPRIDISEDDKHLYVEAELPGIRKEDLKITLHDNILTLKGEKKRVEEQKDKNFYRNERTYGTFTRSFTLPVEVDSEKVDAKFEDGTLLIKMEKINPKPVNEKEIKLS, encoded by the coding sequence ATGGCAATCATAAAATTTGAACCCATGAAAGAGCTGGAGAATTTCAGCAACAGGATTCAGAGATACTTTGAAGATTTCCCGGCATTCGGGATGGATCTCTCGGGCGCTTTCAGCCCAAGGATTGATATTTCTGAAGATGACAAGCACCTTTATGTTGAGGCTGAACTTCCTGGAATCAGGAAAGAGGACTTAAAGATTACGCTCCACGACAACATTCTGACACTCAAAGGCGAGAAGAAGAGGGTTGAGGAGCAGAAGGATAAAAACTTCTACAGAAATGAGAGAACTTACGGCACTTTTACAAGAAGCTTTACACTTCCTGTTGAAGTGGATTCTGAGAAAGTTGACGCAAAATTTGAAGACGGTACTCTGTTGATCAAGATGGAAAAGATCAATCCGAAACCTGTCAATGAAAAAGAAATTAAATTATCATAA
- a CDS encoding biotin--[acetyl-CoA-carboxylase] ligase, with translation MFNFEDFEIKLDTDVIGRNFIYCEEVESTNALLLEDEGDMNADGTVLLAEKQNNGRGRKDRKWYSAKDQNLTFSILLKRRISEKKVNLINFAAALAVSYTLENLFQIRVNLKWPNDVLVGRSKIAGILMESTIRGSKINKLVVGIGFNVNQAMFQGSFIIPPTSIHKELNQEVERERVLSDVLNNFENLLDRIDENPEGVLNDWKERCRMLGEKIMIQDENMSKSGIFEDVDEQGFLMLRTDRDTVEKIHFGDVSLR, from the coding sequence TTGTTCAATTTTGAAGATTTTGAAATAAAACTGGATACAGATGTAATTGGAAGAAACTTTATCTACTGCGAGGAGGTTGAATCTACAAACGCTCTTTTGCTCGAAGATGAAGGCGACATGAATGCAGACGGAACCGTTCTTCTGGCTGAAAAGCAGAATAACGGCCGCGGAAGAAAAGACAGGAAATGGTACAGCGCAAAGGACCAGAACCTGACTTTTTCAATCCTCCTTAAAAGAAGAATAAGCGAAAAGAAGGTAAACCTGATCAACTTTGCAGCAGCCCTTGCAGTTTCATATACTCTTGAGAACCTGTTCCAGATCAGGGTAAACCTCAAGTGGCCCAACGACGTTTTAGTCGGGCGCTCCAAGATTGCCGGCATACTCATGGAATCCACAATCCGCGGCAGCAAGATCAATAAGCTTGTTGTTGGAATAGGCTTTAACGTTAACCAGGCAATGTTTCAGGGAAGTTTCATTATCCCTCCCACTTCTATACACAAAGAGCTTAACCAGGAAGTTGAGCGCGAAAGGGTGCTTAGCGACGTATTAAACAACTTTGAAAACCTCCTGGACAGGATTGATGAAAATCCCGAAGGCGTACTTAACGACTGGAAAGAACGCTGCAGAATGCTCGGGGAAAAAATTATGATTCAGGATGAAAACATGTCGAAAAGCGGAATTTTTGAGGACGTTGATGAACAGGGATTCCTTATGTTAAGAACGGACAGGGATACCGTCGAAAAGATCCATTTCGGGGATGTGAGCCTCAGATAA
- a CDS encoding type III pantothenate kinase gives MILACDIGNSRIKFALYDKYGLRELKISSRGLLPLDWLRKCEIEHAAISSVVPSVTDELSEYFSKEFKLEPFVITHESAFDLQIDYETPHSLGIDRICSAEGAFALFKASPESKSYNDKTFIITIDLGTATTLNVVKYNGVFSGGIIMPGIMTMANSLKVNTAQLPEISIELDYKGFIGKNTRSSIASGILNSTLSLIETSVCRLKNEAGAETVKLYTTGGNAPLIEKHLKYEHVMVEDLVLRGVKSVFERNIILG, from the coding sequence ATGATTCTTGCATGTGATATAGGTAATTCCAGGATAAAATTTGCTCTTTATGACAAATATGGCCTTCGGGAGCTTAAAATAAGCTCCCGCGGCTTACTGCCCCTGGATTGGTTAAGAAAATGTGAAATTGAACATGCCGCCATTTCTTCTGTTGTACCTTCGGTTACAGATGAACTGTCTGAATATTTTTCAAAAGAGTTTAAGCTTGAGCCTTTCGTTATTACACACGAATCTGCCTTTGACCTGCAGATTGACTATGAGACCCCGCACTCACTCGGAATAGACAGGATCTGCTCGGCCGAAGGCGCTTTTGCTCTTTTTAAGGCATCGCCTGAATCAAAAAGCTACAACGATAAAACCTTCATTATAACAATTGACCTGGGAACTGCAACAACCCTGAACGTTGTAAAGTATAACGGGGTCTTTTCCGGCGGCATCATAATGCCCGGCATAATGACCATGGCTAACTCGCTTAAGGTAAATACCGCACAGCTGCCGGAGATCTCAATAGAGCTGGATTATAAGGGCTTTATCGGTAAAAACACGCGATCATCAATTGCAAGCGGAATTCTAAACTCCACTCTGAGCTTAATTGAAACTTCAGTATGCCGCCTTAAAAATGAGGCAGGGGCAGAAACAGTAAAGCTCTACACCACAGGAGGCAATGCCCCCCTCATTGAAAAGCACCTTAAGTATGAACATGTTATGGTTGAAGACCTCGTACTTCGCGGTGTGAAATCAGTTTTTGAAAGGAATATAATTCTTGGTTAA